In the Gasterosteus aculeatus chromosome X, fGasAcu3.hap1.1, whole genome shotgun sequence genome, one interval contains:
- the gnrhr4 gene encoding gonadotropin releasing hormone receptor 4: protein MFHQLTDQTVNGSCREAASACNTSADGDALQLPTFSTAAKVRVIITFGLCAVSAVCNLVVLYAAGNGGKRKSHVRILIMNLTVADLLVTFIVMPVDAAWNITVQWLAGDVACRLLMFMKLVAMYSCAFVTVVISLDRQSAILNPLGISEAKRKSKVMLTVAWTMSVILSIPQMIIFHNVTITVPDNFTQCTTHGSFVQHWQETLYNMFTFVCLFLLPLVIMIFCYTRILIEISSRMARGNLQSRDVHLRRSHNNIPKARMRTLKMSIVIVTSFIVCWTPYYLLGLWYWLFPEIMEETVSHSLTHMLFIFGLFNACLDPITYGLFTVRLHKGLVRCCQKANIQPEVENNTCLVHMTHLSTRKQLTSSVDNTDTEERKENNSTKSVSRPILPVSKMV from the exons ATGTTCCACCAGCTGACGGATCAGACGGTGAACGGCAGCTGCCGGGAAGCCGCCTCAGCCTGCAACACCAGCGCGGATGGAGACGCGCTCCAGCTGCCCACTTTCTCCACAGCGGCCAAAGTCCGAGTCATCATCACCTTCGGTCTGTGCGCGGTTTCCGCCGTGTGCAACCTGGTCGTGCTGTACGCCGCCGGCAACGGGGGCAAGCGCAAGTCCCACGTCAGGATCCTCATCATGAACCTGACCGTGGCGGACCTGCTGGTGACTTTCATCGTGATGCCCGTGGACGCGGCGTGGAACATCACGGTGCAGTGGCTGGCGGGAGACGTCGCCTGCAGGCTGCTGATGTTCATGAAGCTGGTGGCGATGTACTCGTGCGCTTTCGTAACTGTGGTCATCAGCTTGGACAGACAGTCGGCCATTCTCAATCCGCTGGGCATCAGTGAAGCCAAAAGGAAGAGCAAGGTCATGTTGACCGTGGCTTGGACGATGAGTGTAATCCTCTCCATCCCTCAG ATGATTATATTTCACAATGTGACCATCACAGTCCCAGATAACTTCACCCAGTGCACCACCCATGGCAGCTTTGTCCAGCACTGGCAGGAGACCCTCTACAACATGTTCACCTTTGTGtgcctcttcctcctgcctTTGGTCATCATGATCTTCTGCTACACGCGGATTCTCATTGAGATATCAAGCCGCATGGCCCGCGGTAACT TGCAGTCAAGAGATGTTCATCTCCGCCGCTCCCACAACAACATCCCGAAAGCTCGGATGAGGACCCTTAAGATGAGCATCGTTATCGTGACGTCGTTCATCGTGTGCTGGACACCTTACTACCTGCTAGGCCTGTGGTATTGGTTATTTCCCGAAATAATGGAGGAGACGGTCTCTCATTCACTCACACATATGCTGTTTATCTTTGGCCTATTCAACGCCTGTCTGGACCCCATCACTTATGGTCTTTTCACTGTTCGTCTTCACAAAGGTCTTGTGAGGTGCTGTCAGAAAGCAAACATACAACCTGAAGTAGAAAACAACACTTGTCTTGTACACATGACTCACCTTTCAACCCGGAAGCAGCTTACGTCAAGTGTcgacaacacagacacagaggagaggaaagaaaacaacagcacAAAGAGTGTTTCAAGGCCGATCCTCCCAGTGAGCAAGATGGTTTAG